From Pirellulales bacterium:
CTTAATAGAAATGTGGCAAGCGCAGCGTCGCCCTAGGTCATTGGAAAATGTAGCAAGGAAGGGCCAACGGCCCGATTCATTCAATTCAACCCCATTCGCAGCGGCGTCGCAGTCCTAACGCCCCGGGGTCGGGAGTCGTGGGCGATGCAAGCTCATTTCGCTCAAATGCCTGACTCGCCCAGGACTCCTGTCCCCCTCAACGTGGCCCCAGGGGGACGGGAGTCACAAACGAATAAACCCGGTCCGCCAAACCACCGCACACCGTTCGCCGACTCCCGACCCCGAGTGACACATACCGCTGGGCCAGCCAGGAGTGGCACACGGCAATGAATACCGCGTCGCGGCGAAGTCGTGTCTGGTTGGCGTTTATTTGTGGCTAGGAGAAAGTACATCCGTCGCCGTATTGAATGTAGCAGGCACCGTCCCCGGTGCCGTGTCAAAACGTAGCAGGCACCGTCCCTGGTGCCGTGTCAAAACGTAGCAGGCACCGTCCCCGGTGCCGTGTCATTCCGTCGCCGCTGCGCGGCTCTGCATCCTACCCATGCTGCAATCCGGGGGTTTGCACCCCCGGCTAACATCCTTGCGCCGCTGCGCGGCTAAACGAGAGGTAGGGTTGTTTTGCAACCAAGGGTAGTCGCTGCGCTCCTACACGGGTCTAGTTGGACTCCACCGGGCCTAGCTTTGACGGCACCGGGACGGTGCCTGCTACATTAGTTCGTAGGGTAAACTTTCTTCTCCGTGCCCCTTGGTGTTTACATTGTAACTCCGTGATAAACGTATTTTCCGGTCTAGTTGGACTCCACCGGTCCTGGCTTTGACGGCACCGGGACGGTGCCTGCTACATTGGTTGGGAGGGTAAACTCTCTTCTCATTGCCCCTCGGTGTCTACTTTGTAACTCCGTGATAAACGTACTTTCGCGGTGTAGCTGAATCGCGGCGGTCCTGGCTTTGACGGCACCGGGACGGTGCCTGCTACATTCGTTGGTAGGATGGCATCGTTGGTCAGGCGGACGCAAGCGCGGGGGGAGCGGTTGCCGCGGTAAAAAAACAGATTCCGAGTGGCGTATGTACATATGTACATTAGTCCATAATAGCAAATGTCGTGGCACAAAGTCAAGCGCGCGAGGGGGGGAATTAATTACGAATTACGAAAAGTTGTGGGAGGCGACTCCGTTGTTGAACTGGGTTATTGTCAAACCCGCTGTGGAGAAACAACAAATAGCGCGCCACTAAGCCGCCGATGGCAGCGGCGGAATGAAAGGCAAGAGCGGCGGGTAGCGGTAATGTTTCGTCGCCGATCTGGTTTTTGGCTATTTCCTCCACATTTAAATGGTCAATACTATCCCGTTACGGATAAGAGCGGGTAGCCCCGGCCATTCACCGGGTAGCCAAGGAACGAATGCCCGCCCGCCGCCAGAATGAGTCAAACATTTATTTTCATAAAGATGTTTGCGTCTATTTTCGCCAACCGCTAACATAAGGGGACGGAGTGGCGGGTTTTGGCGGCACGCCTGTGTTGCGCGCCCTCTCGCGATTTTTGACCAAAGCCACCTCTCCCTCCCACCGCAGGAAATCTCCATGCACCGCACTTCATCCACTTCTCGGCGCGATTTTCTCAAAACCGCCTCCGCGGTCACGACCACCGCCGCCGTCGCCGCTCCGTATGTCATTACCTCCAAGGCCCTGGGGGATGAAAAAACCGCCCCCGCCAGCGACCGGATCGTCATGGCCGGCATCGGCCTGGGAAATATGGGCTCGGGTGATCAGGGGGCGTTTCTCGGGCGGGGAGATGTCCAGTATGTCGCCGTGTGCGATGTGCGCAAGGAATTCCTCAACCGCGCGAAGGACAAAACCGACCAACATTACAATAACAAGGACTGCCAGGCGTATAACGACTTTCGCGAGATCCTCTCTCGCGGCGATATCGACGCCGTGCATGTCGCCACCCCCGATCACTGGCACGCGATCATGGTGATCGAAGCTTGCCGCAACGGCAAGGATGTCTACTGCCAAAAGCCCGAAACCCGCACCCTGCGCGAAGGACCGCTCATGGTCTCCGCCGCCCGGCGCTATGGGCGGGTGGTCTCCGGTGGCAGCCAGCGCGTGCTGGAGGATTATCGCAAGATTGTCGATCCTTGCTGGAGCGGCGAGCTTGGCCCCATCAAGTCGATCAATGTCGAAGTCGGCCCCCTGTCGCAAATTTGCAACCTGCCCGAGGAACAAACCCCCGACAATATTGATTGGGATCTGTGGCTCGGCCCCGCGCCGTGGGCACCTTATAATAAGGCCCGTTGCGATGGCAACTTTGGGACCGGCGGTGGCAGTTGGCGATCGTATGTGGATTACTCCGGCGGCGGTCTGACCGACTGGGGCGCGCATCACTTTGGCGGGGCGACCTTTGCCATCGACGTGCGCGAGCTGCAACCGGTCGAGGTGCAATACCACAACGATAACGGACGCCAGCATCTGACGTTTCTGTATCCCAATGGCATTACGCTGACCCACAATAAGCCCGACACGCCGAACTTGCATGTGACCGGCACGCCGGGCGAAAAGCGCGATCCCAAACCCGTCCCCGGTTACAAAGGGCAGGGGGGGATTTACGGCGACTTTATCGAATGCGTCAAAACCCGCGAAAAGCCGTTTCGCGATATCGAATTGGCGGTGAATAGCGTCGCGCTCAGCCACTTGGCCGCGATTGCCTACGAGTTGCGCCGCTCGCTCAAGTGGGATCAAGCAACGCAGCAGTTCCCCGGCGACGCCGCGGCCAACCGTTTGCTCGACCGGCCCCGCCGCGAACCGTGGCAAGTGTAATTGACCCACGCTGACTGATAGAGCAAATCAGCTCCGTCATACGAATCATCAACCTCCGCGTGGCAAGCAGGCATATCCGCCACACCCTTGCACGCAATAGAGTTTTCTTCCAACACCATCGCATTTAGTTACTAGGAATTTCCCATGAGTTTAGATCAAGCCTTTGAAGCGTTAAAAACCTACACCTGGGGGACGGATCGCGGCCCGCTGAATCCGATTGAGGATGCCGTGGCCACGCTTCAGGACCAAGACCGTGCCAGCCTGGAAAAGCGCCTGGCCGAGGCCCTGGACAGCGACTGTTCCCTGGCGGCCAAGGATTACATCTGCCGCAAGTTGCTGATCATCGGCACGCCCGCGTCAATCCCCACATTGGCCGCCATGCTGGATAAAAAAGAACTGTCCCACATGGCCCGCAGCGTGCTAGAGCGCATGCCCGATCCCGAGGCCAGTTCCGCATTACGCACCGCCGCCGAAAAGCTCGACGGAGTACTGTTGGTGGGGGTGATTGGCAGTTTGGGCGTGCGACAAGACGCCGCCAGCATTCCGCAACTGTCCAAACATTTGTCCCATGCCGACGCCCAGGTATCGCATGCCGCCGCCCACGCGCTGGGGGACATTCGCAATGCCGAGGCGGTCAAGGCCCTCTCAGCGTCTGCCACCAAAGAGCCGCAAACCCAGGCGGCGATACAAGACGCGAAATTGGCCTGTGGAGAGGCGCTGTTGGCCGCTGGCAAAAAGGTTGAGGCCCTGGCCATTTACAAATCGATGGCCAATGACAGTGTGCCCAAGCATGTAAAACTGGCCGCGACCCGCGGCATGTTGGCTTGTGCAGGCAAGTAATTTTCCCCCGATGGGAAATGGTGTTTAGTGCGATAGCATATGACCGGGGTGCCCGCGCGCCCCGGTTCCGTTTTTTACCAACCTGGAATTTCTACTTATGAAAGTGTGTTGCGTGACACCAGGGAGCCGCGTTCGTTGGTTGGCATGGGCCGCATTGTGGGGAATTTTGGCGGGAACCGCGCCTGAGGGGGCTGTCGCACAGTCCGCGGCCGCTGCCCCTCCATCCGCTGCGGCGGCAAATGACGAACTCATTCAGTTGATTACCGGCTTGATTGCCGAAAGCGATCCCGATTTGCGCGCGGTTGGGTTGGAGCAAATTCGCAAGGAGGCCCCCGGCGAAGCCGCGACCCGGCAATTTGCCGCCCAATTGCCAAAGCTCTCGCCGGAGAACCAGGCCGCTCTGGTTAGCGCGCTGGCCGACCGGGGAGACATGGCCGCCCGAGAGCCATTAATAGCTTTGTTAGAGCAAAAGCCCGCCGAAAATGTGCAGGTCGCCATCCTGGCGGGCTTGGGCCAACTGGGCCTGCCTGGAGACGCCAGTTTACTGATTGAGCGGCTCGCCAGCGACAAAAAGCCCATCGTTGCCGCCGCGGTCGCAGCGTTGATCCGTTTGCGGGGAGACGATGTTCCCGCAAACTTGGCTGGTCAACTGGGCCAAACATCCGGTCAAACCGCCGTAAAATTGACAGAGGTCCTCGCCGCGCGGCGGGTGGAGGCCACCATCCCCGCCTTGCTTCAGGCGGGGCGCGCTCCGGACGCAGCAGTGCGCAAGGCGGCCCTGCTGGCCCTGGCACAGTTTGCCGGTCCCGAACACTTGCCAGAATTATTTACCGCGGTCCTGGCCGCGCAACCAGGCGCGGAGCGGGACGCCGCCGAGCGGGCCGTGATGACCATCTGCAACCGCGAGCCAAACGCCGAACGCCGGGCGGAGATCTTTCTTAATCATTTAAAAATGCTTCCCCCCGGCGATCAGCTCCAATTGTTATCCACGGCGGGACGCGTGGGCGGGGAAAAAATTCTGCGGCGGCTGGAAGATTCCTTGGCTAGCGAAACCTTGGCGGAACATCAGGCTGGCCTGCGGGGAATTTGTAATTGGCCCGACGCCACCATCGCCCCGCGGCTTTTGGAGCTAACCATCAGTCCCCTGCGCCCCGCCGATCGGCCCACGACTTTGGCGGCGCTGGTGCGGGTGGCTGTATTACCCGACAAACGAACCGACGGCGAGCGGTTGGACATGCTTAAACAGGCGTGGGAATTATCCAGTACCGAGGCCGAGAAAAACGCCGTGCTGAAGCGCGCGCGGGTGGTCCGGACGATCGACAGTTTGCGCTTTTTGCGGCCATTTTTGACCGAAGCGCCGTATGCACAAATGGCGGCGGAAAGTATCGTGGAACTGGCCCATCATCGAGGTCTGCGGGAACCAAACGACCCGGAATTTCACCAGGCGCTGGATCAGGTCATGGCGGTCAGCCGAGATGAAGTGGTGATCGACCGGGCGAAGCGGTACAAAAATGATCAGACCTGGGTCCGGCCCAAAGCGGCCGCGACTGAATAGAATAATAGGATTTAGCCCGCAACCCAATGTCAAGCGGATGAATTGGGCCCTTGGCCCTGAAAATTCTGTTGCACTTTTACTTAGGGCGACGCTGCGCTTGCCACAATTTAAAAATGCACGGCTGGGATAGGTTGGGCCTTTGGTCCACAAGGATCAAACACGTTGCAAATTTATAGAAGTTTTCAACTGTAACATCCCCAACGCAGCGCTCAGCTTTTAATGTTTGATAGCACACAATTCGATTCTGATAATTCATAAGTTGACATCATGGCCAAATCCCACCACTGCGGCCGCTTTGTTCCTCACCGCACTTCCCGTCGCGAGTTATTGCAAACCTGCGCGGGGGGCTTTGGCGCGCTGGCGCTTGCAACACTCTGGGCGGAACAGGGACTGGCAACTGAAACCGCGGGGGATAACGCCTCCCTGGCGAATTTACCCCCCGCCGCCACTGGTAATAGCTCTTCCGCCAGTCCTTGGACGGCCAAGCCCCCCCACTATGCCGCGCGGGCTAAAAGCGTCATTTTGCTGTACATGGATGGCGGCCCCTCGGCCATGGACACGTTTAACCCCAAGCCCCTGTTGACTAAGGAAAACGGCCAGGACTTTAAAATGAAAAAGGAGCCGACCCAGTTTGACAATAATGGTCAAACACTGGGAAGCCCTTGGAAATTCGCCCAGCATGGGGAGTCTGGACACTGGTTTAGCGATTTATTTCCCCATTTGGCCAAACGGGCTGACGATCTGGCGTTTGTGCACTCGCTCACGTCATCTTTTTCGGAACATACGTCGGCCAACTACTTTATGCACACCGGGTCGGGGCTACAGGGGCGGCCCAGTGTCGGCGCATGGGTCGGTTATGGACTAGGCAGCGAGACCCAGAACCTGCCGGGCTTTGTGGTGATTAACGGTGGTTTGATACCACCGGGGGGATTGGACTGTTTTGGCAGCGGATTTTTACCCGCCAGTTACCAGGGGTCGATTTTTCTTCCCGCGCGGCAGCCGGTGGCCAATATCTCTCCCCGCGAAACACAGGCGATCTTGCAACAAAACAAGCTCGCCTTGGTAAAGCAATTTGACCGGCGGCTGGCGGAAAAGAGCGGCGCGAACGATCCCTTGGAATCGGCCATTGCCAATGCCGAACTGGCCTACCACATGCAAGACGCCGTCCCCGCCGCCGTTAACTGGGAAGAAGAATCGGCGGCCACGGCGGAACTGTACGGGCTGAACGCCCCTTATGAACAGACCAAGACCTTTGCCCGCGAATGCCTCATGGCGCGGCGGCTGGTCGAGCGGGGCGTGCGGTTTATCGAACTGACCTGCCCCAACACGGGCAACGACCGCTGGGACGCGCATGGCGGGCTAAAGGGAAACCACGAAAACAACTCCCGCGCCGTGGACCAGCCGATTTATGGCCTGCTGACCGACCTCAAATCCCGCGGCCTGCTCGACAGCACGCTGGTGGTCTGGATGGGAGAATTTGGCCGAACCCCCTTCGCCCAGGGAAGCGACGGCCGCGATCATAATCCCTATGGCTTTACCATGTGGCTGGCTGGCGGCGGAATCAAAGGGGGGGTGAGCTATGGCCAAACCGACGAATATGGTTATAAGGCCATTGAAAACAAGCTGGTCATGCACGACCTGCACGCGACAATGCTGCATCTGCTGGGCCTGGATCACACGCGGTTGACGTTTCGCTTTAGCGGGCGGGATTTTCGCCTGACGGACGTGCATGGCCATGTGGTGAAGGAGTTGTTGGCGTGAATGCGGGACGCGGGAGGTGGGAGGTGGGAGGCGAGAGACGAGAGACGAGAGACGAGAGACGAGAGGGTGGCGGGGGTCGTGGGTAGCAGGATTCGCAGAGCAGGGGGGCGGGTGGTATTGAGTATTCTTAATTCGTAATTCTTAATTCGTAATTCTTCATTCCCCCCCCATGCCTCCATCACCCGCTCAACGCCCTTCCCCCGCGCCGCAGCGCGCAGCTCCCGCTAGCGCACCTGCACCCGCTAGCTCGATTCCACCCGGCACACCCACCGCCGATCTTTCCCGCCTGGCCTCCTTGGACGCTTATCGCGGGTTGGTCATGTTTCTCATGATGGCCGAGGTCCTGCATCTGTGCGGGGTCGCCCAGGCTTTTCCTGAAAGCGCGTTTTGGAGCTTTTTGTGCTGGCACCAAAGTCATGTCGAATGGATCGGCTGTTCCCTGCATGATTTGATCCAGCCATCGTTTTCGTTTTTGGTGGGGGTGGCCTTGCCCTATAGCTTGGCCAGCCGCGCGGCGCGGGGGGATAGCTTTCGCTCCATGACACTGCACGCTCTCTTGCGCTCGGTCATCCTGATCTTGTTGGGGGTCTGGCTCCGTTCCATAGGCCGCGACCAAACGTACTGGACGTTTGAGGATACCCTGTCCCAGATTGGCCTGGGGTACTTTTGGCTCTATCTGCTTGGTTGGCGGGCACCCATTTGGCAGTGGTTGGCGTTTGTGGCGCTGGTCGTGGGCTATTGGGGGGCCTTTGCCCTGCATCCCGTCCCGACCAATTTTGACTACGCCGCGGTCGGAGTTTCCCCGGAATGGCTCGCCCAGCATGGGCATACGGGATTTATGGAGCATTGGCAAAAAAACAGCAACTTGGCCTGGGCGTTTGATACCTGGTGGATGAATCTGTTTCCCCGCGAACAACCCTTTACCCACAACGGCGGGGGCTACGCCACGCTTAGCTTTATTCCCACGTTGGCGACGATGGTCCTGGGCCTGATCGCCGGCGGCATCTTGCGCCGTGGGGGCTCGGCCGGTATCAAGGTACTGACACTGGTCATTCTGGGGTTGACGGGACTCTTGGCCGGTTGGCTGTCGCAGGAATTTGGTTATTGCCCCATCGTCAAGCGCATCTGGACCCCCGCCTGGGTGCTGTTTAGCGGCGGCTGGTGCTTCATTTTACTAGCGGCTTTTTATGCGGTGCTGGACTGGGCTGGCTGGCGGGCCTGGGCGTTTCCCCTGCGGGTGATCGGACAAAATTCCATCGCCGCGTACTGCATCGCCCATTTGTTTGACCATTTTATTCATCGCGACCTGGATACGCATTTAGGGAAAGGCTTTTTCACGTTTGCCGGGGCGGAGTACGAGCAATTGCTCCAGGGGGCGACGGTCTTACTTATTTTTTGGCTGATACTATTTTGGCTGCACCGGCAAAAGATTTACATTAAAATATGACGTAGGGCGGATCGTGATCCGCCATGTGGTAATGATCCGCCACGCAACGGACTTTGACGGCTGCAATTCGCAGGGATTAATGGTGAATTACTGTGGCTTAAGCGGATGAATCGGGCCGTTGGCCCTGCTATTGGTATTGCTCATTTAACCTAGGGCGACGCTGCGCTTGCCCTAGGCTGGGATCGGTCGGGCCTTTGGCCCGCAAAATAATCGCGTGCCTTTAGCCAACAGAGGCTCGGATGACCACGCATGGCCAAATGGCTTGTACAATCAACATTCACTAATTTGCTGCCGGAGTAATGATTCCCTATGCGGTGTAATTTTATACCTGGAATAAGTCGCCCGACCTGGATTGACCCGCGCATGCGCGCTATGCTTGCGCAATTGTGGTCTGGGGCGCGCTTTATTCATCGCTTAGCCGCTCTTCTAGCAATTATTTTCATCTGTCAGATCTGCTCCGCCAAAGAGCCAGAGACGACCGCCAATAAAAGCGACGAAAAAGAACTTTCCGCCGCCGACCGGGAATTCTTTGAAAAAGAGATACGGCCCTTGCTCCAAAATCGCTGTCTCGAATGCCACGCCGCCAGCGCCAAACACGAAAATGGCAATCTGCACCTGGATAGCCGCGCTGGCTGGCAAAAGGGGGGCGATAGCGGCGCGGCCATTATCCCTGGCAAACCGGAAGAAAGCCTCTTAGTCGCGGCGATCGAACATCAACCCGACAGCCCGGAAATGCCCCCCACGGGTAAACTTCCCGCGGCCGAGATTAAGCTACTGCGCGAATGGGTCCACCGCGGCGCGCCCGATCCCCGGACCGCGGCCCCCACGACCACCACCCCCCCGCGGGTAATTGATTTGGCCGCGGAATCCCAGCACTGGGCGTATCAGCCACTTAATCAAGTAACTCCGCCAAAGATTGATCCCCAGCGCGCCCCCACCGCCATTGACCGCTTTTGGCTGGACAAGCTGCAAACCGCAGGAATCTCTCCCGCCCTTCCCGCCGACCGGCGCACGCTCATACGTCGGGCGTATCTGACGGTGATAGGCCTGCCGCCGAGAATGGCAGAGATCACGGAGTTTGAGCAGGATACTTCGCCGGACGCGTATGAAAAAGTGATTGATCGGCTGCTCGCCAGCCCGCATTACGGGGAGCGCTGGGGGCGGCACTGGCTGGATTTGGCCCGCTATGCCGAAAGCCACGGTTACGAGCAAGATTACGACCGGCCCACGGCGTATCCT
This genomic window contains:
- a CDS encoding Gfo/Idh/MocA family oxidoreductase — translated: MHRTSSTSRRDFLKTASAVTTTAAVAAPYVITSKALGDEKTAPASDRIVMAGIGLGNMGSGDQGAFLGRGDVQYVAVCDVRKEFLNRAKDKTDQHYNNKDCQAYNDFREILSRGDIDAVHVATPDHWHAIMVIEACRNGKDVYCQKPETRTLREGPLMVSAARRYGRVVSGGSQRVLEDYRKIVDPCWSGELGPIKSINVEVGPLSQICNLPEEQTPDNIDWDLWLGPAPWAPYNKARCDGNFGTGGGSWRSYVDYSGGGLTDWGAHHFGGATFAIDVRELQPVEVQYHNDNGRQHLTFLYPNGITLTHNKPDTPNLHVTGTPGEKRDPKPVPGYKGQGGIYGDFIECVKTREKPFRDIELAVNSVALSHLAAIAYELRRSLKWDQATQQFPGDAAANRLLDRPRREPWQV
- a CDS encoding HEAT repeat domain-containing protein — encoded protein: MSLDQAFEALKTYTWGTDRGPLNPIEDAVATLQDQDRASLEKRLAEALDSDCSLAAKDYICRKLLIIGTPASIPTLAAMLDKKELSHMARSVLERMPDPEASSALRTAAEKLDGVLLVGVIGSLGVRQDAASIPQLSKHLSHADAQVSHAAAHALGDIRNAEAVKALSASATKEPQTQAAIQDAKLACGEALLAAGKKVEALAIYKSMANDSVPKHVKLAATRGMLACAGK
- a CDS encoding HEAT repeat domain-containing protein; this translates as MKVCCVTPGSRVRWLAWAALWGILAGTAPEGAVAQSAAAAPPSAAAANDELIQLITGLIAESDPDLRAVGLEQIRKEAPGEAATRQFAAQLPKLSPENQAALVSALADRGDMAAREPLIALLEQKPAENVQVAILAGLGQLGLPGDASLLIERLASDKKPIVAAAVAALIRLRGDDVPANLAGQLGQTSGQTAVKLTEVLAARRVEATIPALLQAGRAPDAAVRKAALLALAQFAGPEHLPELFTAVLAAQPGAERDAAERAVMTICNREPNAERRAEIFLNHLKMLPPGDQLQLLSTAGRVGGEKILRRLEDSLASETLAEHQAGLRGICNWPDATIAPRLLELTISPLRPADRPTTLAALVRVAVLPDKRTDGERLDMLKQAWELSSTEAEKNAVLKRARVVRTIDSLRFLRPFLTEAPYAQMAAESIVELAHHRGLREPNDPEFHQALDQVMAVSRDEVVIDRAKRYKNDQTWVRPKAAATE
- a CDS encoding DUF1501 domain-containing protein; the encoded protein is MAKSHHCGRFVPHRTSRRELLQTCAGGFGALALATLWAEQGLATETAGDNASLANLPPAATGNSSSASPWTAKPPHYAARAKSVILLYMDGGPSAMDTFNPKPLLTKENGQDFKMKKEPTQFDNNGQTLGSPWKFAQHGESGHWFSDLFPHLAKRADDLAFVHSLTSSFSEHTSANYFMHTGSGLQGRPSVGAWVGYGLGSETQNLPGFVVINGGLIPPGGLDCFGSGFLPASYQGSIFLPARQPVANISPRETQAILQQNKLALVKQFDRRLAEKSGANDPLESAIANAELAYHMQDAVPAAVNWEEESAATAELYGLNAPYEQTKTFARECLMARRLVERGVRFIELTCPNTGNDRWDAHGGLKGNHENNSRAVDQPIYGLLTDLKSRGLLDSTLVVWMGEFGRTPFAQGSDGRDHNPYGFTMWLAGGGIKGGVSYGQTDEYGYKAIENKLVMHDLHATMLHLLGLDHTRLTFRFSGRDFRLTDVHGHVVKELLA